The Sylvia atricapilla isolate bSylAtr1 chromosome 5, bSylAtr1.pri, whole genome shotgun sequence genome includes a window with the following:
- the LOC136360867 gene encoding P2Y purinoceptor 1-like, with the protein MERKNTAWNLDFCKTDNSNFTKTGVLHGLMMNGTCIIFICNRNPNLEWYCYLLVLVCLLTLLTGFLGNILALRHYVYCMKTWTTNTVFLFNLALCDFTWTLLAPFSVYYNIQKFDAYFSQAFYQIIGLFFSINIYGSVYSLTLISFDRYIGAVHPISSLTWWDKEKAVFCTIGVWIFIVIASLPEIYYTMVAARRYHNIINYLDSTDEPLQFAVPFTFSKLVLRFLIPVTVIFTCYVLTLKALLKLSKRQQRRNRLVRPLLMISAAMIVFAVSFMPFHVMMMVVVIYRINCQPPCGNISTLSAIYKVTEIICSINSCLDPIIFTIANKTFCQKLDVRNVIPNASTAAV; encoded by the coding sequence gCGTACTCCATGGACTGATGATGAATGGTACatgcattattttcatttgcaacagaaatccTAACCTGGAGTGGTACTGTTATTTGCTGGTTCTGGTTTGCCTTCTCACTTTATTGACAGGATTTTTAGGCAACATACTTGCACTACGACATTATGTTTACTGCATGAAGACATGGACTACCAATACCgtatttctctttaatttgGCACTGTGTGACTTTACTTGGACTCTCTTGGCACCTTTTTCAGTATATTATAATATCCAGAAGTTTGATGCCTATTTCAGCCAAGCGTTTTATCAGATCATAGGACTATTTTTTAGTATTAATATCTATGGAAGTGTATATTCCCTGACACTCATCAGTTTTGACAGATACATAGGTGCTGTTCATCCCATCAGCTCATTAACATGGTGGGACAAAGAAAAGGCTGTATTTTGCACCATTGGGGTGTGGATCTTCATAGTGATTGCATCGCTGCCTGAGATTTACTACACCATGGTTGCAGCTAGAAGATATCACAACATTATAAATTACCTGGACAGCACTGATGAACCACTACAATTTGCTGTGCCATTCACATTCTCCAAACTTGTACTGAGATTCCTAATTCCAGTCACAGTCATCTTTACGTGCTATGTGTTGACTCTCAAAGCATTACTAAAATTGAGTAAACGTCAGCAAAGAAGGAACAGACTTGTTAGGCCTCTGTTAATGATTTCAGCTGCTATGATagtgtttgctgtttctttcatgCCTTTCCATGTTATGATGATGGTGGTAGTAATTTACAGAATTAATTGTCAACCACCCTGTGGGAACATAAGCACATTAAGTGCCATTTACAAAGTCACAGAGATCATCTGCAGCATCAACAGTTGCCTTGACCCAATCATTTTTACAATAGCAAACAAGACATTCTGTCAAAAATTAGATGTAAGAAATGTCATCCCAAATGCCAGTACTGCTGCTGTCTGA